The following coding sequences are from one Arthrobacter sp. 24S4-2 window:
- a CDS encoding LacI family DNA-binding transcriptional regulator — protein MVGVTAAETPVPNSQRPAKISAAAVARAAGVSPATVSYVMNGRQGVSADTRRQILRIANELGYRPSGHGRLPDPLLTRVVGFILPNITNPMHTGWAQHIITASAAEGFDVFVATTFDDPESLAQIASTLAARNVDGVIIAGALREDSRALRTLRQRRIPYVYLSRRADHVPGDFVGIDDDTAASQLMQHILDHGYTEIATVIGPRFSTASMAREIAFVRTAAAAGVEITGSRKISTRLSADGGLVAAQQLLDSSAPPRAIVCGSDEIAMGVMEHALALGLRIPEDVAVVGSDGLPHSRSQLIGMTTIVQPVKQMADRAFELLLDQIASPRTTYALTICPHRLHFGTSCGCPAGVAPASP, from the coding sequence ATGGTCGGTGTTACAGCAGCCGAGACGCCCGTGCCGAATTCACAGCGTCCCGCGAAAATCTCTGCTGCTGCTGTTGCACGTGCAGCGGGCGTTTCACCGGCCACGGTCAGTTATGTCATGAATGGCCGCCAAGGCGTCTCGGCTGATACACGCCGGCAGATTCTGAGGATTGCCAATGAACTCGGCTACCGGCCATCCGGCCACGGCCGCCTGCCCGACCCGTTACTCACGCGCGTCGTCGGTTTCATCCTGCCCAACATCACCAACCCGATGCACACAGGATGGGCGCAGCACATCATCACTGCCTCGGCTGCCGAGGGGTTCGACGTATTTGTCGCCACAACATTCGATGACCCCGAATCCCTCGCCCAGATCGCCTCTACACTGGCGGCACGAAACGTCGATGGAGTCATCATCGCCGGCGCTCTACGGGAAGACTCCCGTGCACTGCGCACGCTGAGGCAGCGGCGTATTCCATACGTCTATCTCTCCCGGCGTGCAGACCACGTCCCTGGCGACTTCGTGGGAATCGACGACGATACGGCAGCGTCCCAGCTCATGCAGCACATCCTGGACCATGGCTACACCGAGATCGCCACCGTGATCGGTCCACGATTCTCAACAGCCTCCATGGCCCGTGAAATCGCCTTCGTCCGCACCGCAGCGGCGGCCGGGGTCGAGATCACCGGCTCGCGCAAGATCAGCACGCGTCTGAGCGCCGACGGAGGGCTGGTCGCCGCGCAGCAGCTTCTGGACTCATCGGCCCCGCCTAGGGCGATTGTGTGCGGCTCGGATGAAATAGCCATGGGAGTCATGGAACACGCTTTGGCCCTTGGGCTTCGAATCCCGGAAGACGTAGCCGTCGTTGGCAGCGACGGACTGCCGCATAGCCGCTCACAGCTGATCGGCATGACCACCATCGTTCAACCCGTAAAGCAGATGGCGGACCGGGCATTCGAGCTGCTCCTGGACCAGATCGCTTCCCCCCGAACCACGTACGCCCTCACGATATGCCCACACCGGCTGCATTTCGGGACATCCTGCGGATGTCCCGCCGGAGTAGCTCCGGCATCCCCATGA